The DNA region TTGGGCACGTCGCCCGTCTGCTTGATCCCGCCGTCGGCGATGACGGGGACACCCGCCTCCAGCGCGACCTCGGAGGCCTCGAAGATGGCGGTGATCTGGGGGACGCCGACGCCGGTCACAATACGTGTAGTACAGATCGAACCTGGGCCTATGCCACATTTTATTGCGTCTGCACCGGCATAAATCAGGTCTTGGGCTCCCGCACGCGTGGCGATGTTTCCCGCAATTACGTCCACATCGAAATGATCCTTCACCCGGGTCAGCGCGTTCAGGATGCCCTGGCTGTGCCCATGAGCGCTGTCGAGCACGAGCACGTCGGCCCCGGCGGCGACGAGGGCCCCGGCGCGGTCCATCAGGTCGGCCCCCACACCGATGGCGGCAGCCACCCGCAGACGACCCAGGCTGTCTTTGGCGGCCCTCGGGTACTTCACCCGCTTGGTGAGGTCCTTGATGGTGATCAGGCCGCGCAGCGTCCCCACCTCGTCGGTCACGAGCAGCTTCTCGATGCGGTGGCGCTTGAAGATGTCCTGCGCCTCCTCCAGCGTGGTGCCGACGGGCACGGTGACGAGGTTCTCGCGCGTCATCACGTCCTCAATCGGCGTGGAGGGGTCGTCGAGGAAGCGCAGGTCACGGTTGGTGATGATGCCGAGGAGCCTGCCCGCGGGATCGGTGATCGGCACGCCGCTGATCCGGTACTCGCCCATCAGTCGCTCGGCGTCCCCGACGGTGGCGGTGGGGGGCAGGGTGATGGGGTCGACGATCATGCCGCTTTCCGACCGCTTGACCTTGCGGACCATCTCGGCCTGGGCGTCCACGGGCATGTTCTTGTGAATCACGCCGATGCCGCCCTCGCGCGCCATCGCCACGGCCATCGCGGTTTCGGTCACCGTGTCCATCGCCGCCGACACGAAGGGGATGTTCAGCCGCACCCGGCGGGTGAGCTGCGCCTCCACGTTGACCTCGTGGGGCAGGACCGTCGAGTGGCGGGGGAGCAGCAGCACGTCGTCGAAGGTGATGCCCTCCTGGCCGAACTTGTAGGCGAAGCGGCCTTCCTGCGCGCCGGGCTGGCCGATCAAAACGGGGGGCGTGGCCTCGGGGGTCGGGCTCGTCATGGGGGCGAGTGTACCCCTCCCCTCCCCCGGCGCGGGGTGGGGGCGTCCACACCGGCCCCCTTGCAGGGTGGAAAGGCCCGTGCTAGATTCTCCCTCGCCCGCTCGGGGCGCAAATTAACGGGGTCGTAGCTCAGCTGGGAGAGCGCGTCGTTCGCAATGACGAGGTCAGGGGTTCGATCCCCCTCGACTCCACCAAGGTAAGCCCGTCACTGGCGGGCCTCTTTTTTTGGCGTTCGGGGACTCCCGCGCGGCGGGCGCAGGCGGTAGGGTACGGAGGAGCCCCGAACCACGCATGACCCAGCCCGACACCACCGAGTTCGCCCGGCTGCTCGTCCGCCTCCGCCGGGAGCGCGGCTACAGCCAGGGGCAGCTCGCCGTGCGGGCTCGCTGCACCCGCCCCTACGTCACGCTGCTCGAAGGGGGGGAGCGGACGCGGCCCTCGCGCGAGCTGGCCCTGCGCCTCGCGCACGCGCTGGGGCTCTCCGGGGAGGAGCGCCGGGCCTTTCTGGCGGTCGCCGGGCACCCGGAGAGCGAGGCCACGCCAGATGGGGCGGGGGCCGACGTGTTCCGGCTCGCCGTCGGGGTGGTGGACACCATCCCCTCGCCCAGCGTGCTGCACGACAGCACCTGGACCGTGCGGCACGCGAACGGGGCCGCCCTGGGGATGTTCGCGGCGCTGGGGCGCGGGGTGCCGCCGGGCCTGTCGCTGCTCGAACTGGTGTTCGACGTGGGCTACCGCGGGCATTTCCCGGTGTGGGAGCCGTGGGCGCGGCACATGCTCGCGCAGTTCAAGCGCGACAGCCTCCACGCGCGGCGGGACGAGGCCTACCACGCGCTCCTGGCCCGCCTCGGGCTCCTGCCCGACTTCGTGCGGCTGTGGCGGCACGTGGACCCGGCGGCGGACGCCACGCCCGTCATGCCGGTGGCGTTCGCGCTTTCCCCCTACGGCACCTTCCACCTCAACGTGGTGCGGATGCAGTTCGTGAACACGCCCGAACTCTGGGGCATCGTCTTCCTGCCGGGCGACGAGGCGGGCGAGCGCTTCATCGGGAGCGCCCGGTAACGCCCCGGGGTGGTCACCAGTTACCTCGCGCTTTGCGGGCGGGACCCCTACCCTGGGGGCACCCTCTTTCTTTGCCCCGGGACCAGATCGGCTGGCCCCACGTCCGCCCGGCCTGTGGGCACGAAGCCGTTGCCCCCAGGCCCCCGCCCCGCCAGGAGGAAGCATGTCCAGCCCATCCGCCCCGAGTGACCTCCAACGCCGGACCCTGACGGCCCTCGTCGATACCATCGTGCCCTCCCTGCCCCACCGGGACGAGGGGACGGGCTTCTGGGCGCTGAAGGCGTCCGACCTCGGCGCCGACCAGGCCGTGGGCCTGTACCTGGAGACCCAGGTGCCGCCGGAGACGCGCGCCGGGCTCCTGAGCCTGCTCGACACGCTCTCGCTGCTGAGCTTCGCCCACCAGACGCAGGCGGTGCGCGAGACGATGCTCCGCACGGTCGCGGCGATCTCCCCGGAGGCCGCCGGGGGCGTCGGGGCGCTGCGCCAGCTCACGCTGCTGTTCACCTACGGGCTGACGGACGCGCGCGGGCAAAACCCCCTGTGGCCGCACCTGCGCTACCCAGGTCCGCCCGCCCCCGCCCCGCAGGTCCCCAAGACCATCGCGCCCCTCACGCCGGAAGGCGGCGAGGTGCTGGAGGCGGACGCCGTGGTCGTCGGCTCGGGCTCGGGGGGCGGCGTGATCGCGGCCTCGCTGGCGCAGGCGGGGAAACGCGTCGTCGTGCTGGAGGCCGGGGGGTACTTCAACGAGGCCGACTTCCACGCGCTGGAGCTGGCGGCCTACCAGACCCTCTACTACCGGGGCGGCTACCACCCCACCGCCGACGGGAACGTCACGCTCGTCGCGGGGGCCAACCTGGGGGGCGGCACGACCGTCAACTGGTCGAACTCGGTGCGCCCGCGGGACGACGTGCGGCGGCGCTGGGCCGAGGAGCACGGCCTGACGGACGTGGCGGAGCCCGGCTATGACCGGCACATCGACGCCGTGCTCGCCCGCATGGGGGTCAACGAGGCGTGCAGCGACGACAACGGGCCGCACCAGCGCCTGCGCGAGGGCGCCGAGCGGCTCGGCTACACCTACGTCAAGGCCGGGCTGAACCTCGATCCCGCCCGTTACGATCCTGACCGGGCCGGGTACGGTGCCTTCGGGGACCAGACCGGGGCCAAGCAGGGGACCCTGAAGACCTTCCTGCAAGACGCCTTCGACCACGGGGCGCGGGTCCTCGTGGGCACCCGGGCGACGCGCCTCCTGGTGGAGGGGGGCCGCGCCGCCGGGGTGGAGGCGACGGCGACCGTGAACGGGGAGGCGCGGCGGGTGACCGTGCGCTCACCCCAGGTCGTCGTGGCCTGCGGGGCGCTGGAGACGCCCGCCCTGCTGCTGCGCTCGGGGATCGGCGGTCCGGCGGTCGGGGGGCACCTGCACCTGCACCCGGCGGGTCTGGTCGCCGGGGTGTACCCGGAGGACCAGCGGGCGTGGTGGGGGCCGCCCCAGAGCGGCATCCTCAAGCAGTTCGCCGCGCGTGAGGACGGCCACGGCTTCATCATCGAGGGCATCCAGTACGGCACGGCGCTCCTCGCCTCGGGGCTGCCGTGGCTCGGCGGCGAGGCCCACAAGGCGCTGATGAGCAAGCTGCCCCACATGGCCTTTTTCGTCACGATCACCCAGGACCGCGGGTCGGGCCGGGTCTCGCTCGACGAGGCGGGGAACGCCGTGCACACCTACGCCCTGACCGACGACCTCGACGCCCGCCACTTCCGCGCGGGGATCGCCGAGTGCGCCCGGCTGCACGAGGCGGCGGGGGCCGAGGAGATCCACGGCCTCGTGCCGGGGGTGGCCCCCTGGCGGCGCGGGGACGATCTGGAGGCGTTTATCGAACGGCTCAACGCGGCCCCGCTGGGGGCGGGCGGCCAGACCGTCTTCAGCGCGCACCAGATGGGCTCGGCACGGATGGGCCGCGACCCGGAGACCAGCGTGGCGGACGTGCGCGGCCAGCTCCACGACGTGCCCGGCGTCTGGATCGGGGACACCAGCGCCTTCCCGACCGCGAGCGGCGTGAACCCGATGGTGTCGTGCATGGCCCTCGCCCACCGCACCGCGGAGCATGTGCTGGAGGCGCTGCGGGGGGGAACGCGTGCGGAGGTTGGGACGCCCGCCTCCTCCCACCCCGGCCCGTCCGCCCCGTCGCCCGCCGCGGCCCAGGGTCCGCAGCCCGCCGTGGGGTTGGCGCCCGTGGCCGTGGACCCCACCGGCAGCCTGAGCGACGACCTCCAGCCCCTCACCGAGCAGCCCAGCGGCGTGACGCCCCTGTAACCCCACTCACCACCCAGGAGGTCCGTCCATGACCGTGGAACCCCAGCAAAGGCCCAGCGCGGCATCTTACGTCTACGACAGGCTCTACATCGGGGGGGAGTGGATTGCCCCGGCGAGCACCGGACGCTTCGAGGTGATCAACTCCGCCACCGAGGAGGTGATGGGCTCGGTCCCCGAAGGCACCCCCGAGGACGCCGAGCGGGCGATTGCCGCGGCCCGCGCCGCCTTCCCCGCCTGGTCGCAGACCACGCCGGAGGAACGCGCCGCCTGCCTCGACCGCATCAGCGAGGGGCTGACCGCCCGGCAGCCGCAGATCGCCGCCCTCATCGCGCAGGAGGTGGGGATGCCCTACCTCCACGCGAACGTGATCCAGGTCGGCCTCCCGGCGATCACCTTCACGTCGATGGCCGAGCAGTTGCGGTCCCACTCCTTCGAGGAGCAGGTGGGCAATTCCCTGATCGTGCGGGAGCCGGTGGGCGTGGTGGCGGCGATCACCCCCTGGAATTACCCGCTGCACCAGATCGCGGCCAAGGTCGCCCCGGCCCTGGCGACCGGGTGCACGGTCGTGCTCAAGCCCAGCGAGGTCGCGCCGCTCAACGCTTTCCTCCTCGCCGAGATCATCGAGGCGGCGGGGCTGCCCGCGGGCGTGTTCAACCTCGTGACCGGGACGGGGCCGGTGGTGGGCGAGGTGCTGGCCTCGCACCCCGACGTGGACATGGTGTCCTTCACGGGCTCCACCCGGGCGGGGCGGCGGGTGAGCGAACTCGCGGCGGGAACGATCAAGCGGGTCGCGCTGGAGCTCGGCGGCAAGAGCCCCTACGTGGTCCTCGACGACGCGGACCTCCAGGCCGCCGTGATCAGCGGCATCGGCGCCTGCTACATCAACTCGGGGCAGACCTGCTCGGCCCTGACCCGGATGCTCGTGCCGCGCGCCCGCCTGCCCGAGGTCGAGGCCATCGCGGCGGCGGTCGCCTCGCAGGTCGTGGTGGGCGACCCCTTCCACCCGGCGACCACGCTGGGGCCGCTCGTCTCGGAGACGCAGCGCGACCGGGTGCGGGGCTACATCACCCAGGGCCTCGCGGAGGGGGCCAAGCTCATCGCGGGCGGCGCCGAACCCCCGGAGGGGCTGGGCCGGGGCTACTACGTGCGCCCCACGATCTTCTCGGAGGTCACGCCCGAGATGACGATTGCCCAGGAGGAAATCTTCGGCCCGGTGCTCGTCATCCAGCCCTACGACGACGAGGAGGACGCCATCCGCATCGCCAACCACACCATCTACGGCCTCTCGGGCGGCGTGTGGTCGGGCGACCCCGAACGGGCGAAGCGGGTCGCGCGCCGGCTCCGCACCGGGCAGGTCGCCATCAACGGCGG from Deinococcus planocerae includes:
- the guaB gene encoding IMP dehydrogenase, which gives rise to MTSPTPEATPPVLIGQPGAQEGRFAYKFGQEGITFDDVLLLPRHSTVLPHEVNVEAQLTRRVRLNIPFVSAAMDTVTETAMAVAMAREGGIGVIHKNMPVDAQAEMVRKVKRSESGMIVDPITLPPTATVGDAERLMGEYRISGVPITDPAGRLLGIITNRDLRFLDDPSTPIEDVMTRENLVTVPVGTTLEEAQDIFKRHRIEKLLVTDEVGTLRGLITIKDLTKRVKYPRAAKDSLGRLRVAAAIGVGADLMDRAGALVAAGADVLVLDSAHGHSQGILNALTRVKDHFDVDVIAGNIATRAGAQDLIYAGADAIKCGIGPGSICTTRIVTGVGVPQITAIFEASEVALEAGVPVIADGGIKQTGDVPKAIAAGASAVMMGSMLAGTDEAPGEDILRDGRRYKSYRGMGSLGAMDQGSSDRYFQSGRRKFVPEGIEGIIAYRGRAGEVLYQFVGGLRSSMGYCGAPDLETLRVAAQFVRITGASLIESHPHGVTITKEAPNYGGK
- a CDS encoding FAD-dependent oxidoreductase — translated: MSSPSAPSDLQRRTLTALVDTIVPSLPHRDEGTGFWALKASDLGADQAVGLYLETQVPPETRAGLLSLLDTLSLLSFAHQTQAVRETMLRTVAAISPEAAGGVGALRQLTLLFTYGLTDARGQNPLWPHLRYPGPPAPAPQVPKTIAPLTPEGGEVLEADAVVVGSGSGGGVIAASLAQAGKRVVVLEAGGYFNEADFHALELAAYQTLYYRGGYHPTADGNVTLVAGANLGGGTTVNWSNSVRPRDDVRRRWAEEHGLTDVAEPGYDRHIDAVLARMGVNEACSDDNGPHQRLREGAERLGYTYVKAGLNLDPARYDPDRAGYGAFGDQTGAKQGTLKTFLQDAFDHGARVLVGTRATRLLVEGGRAAGVEATATVNGEARRVTVRSPQVVVACGALETPALLLRSGIGGPAVGGHLHLHPAGLVAGVYPEDQRAWWGPPQSGILKQFAAREDGHGFIIEGIQYGTALLASGLPWLGGEAHKALMSKLPHMAFFVTITQDRGSGRVSLDEAGNAVHTYALTDDLDARHFRAGIAECARLHEAAGAEEIHGLVPGVAPWRRGDDLEAFIERLNAAPLGAGGQTVFSAHQMGSARMGRDPETSVADVRGQLHDVPGVWIGDTSAFPTASGVNPMVSCMALAHRTAEHVLEALRGGTRAEVGTPASSHPGPSAPSPAAAQGPQPAVGLAPVAVDPTGSLSDDLQPLTEQPSGVTPL
- a CDS encoding helix-turn-helix domain-containing protein; amino-acid sequence: MTQPDTTEFARLLVRLRRERGYSQGQLAVRARCTRPYVTLLEGGERTRPSRELALRLAHALGLSGEERRAFLAVAGHPESEATPDGAGADVFRLAVGVVDTIPSPSVLHDSTWTVRHANGAALGMFAALGRGVPPGLSLLELVFDVGYRGHFPVWEPWARHMLAQFKRDSLHARRDEAYHALLARLGLLPDFVRLWRHVDPAADATPVMPVAFALSPYGTFHLNVVRMQFVNTPELWGIVFLPGDEAGERFIGSAR
- a CDS encoding aldehyde dehydrogenase family protein, yielding MTVEPQQRPSAASYVYDRLYIGGEWIAPASTGRFEVINSATEEVMGSVPEGTPEDAERAIAAARAAFPAWSQTTPEERAACLDRISEGLTARQPQIAALIAQEVGMPYLHANVIQVGLPAITFTSMAEQLRSHSFEEQVGNSLIVREPVGVVAAITPWNYPLHQIAAKVAPALATGCTVVLKPSEVAPLNAFLLAEIIEAAGLPAGVFNLVTGTGPVVGEVLASHPDVDMVSFTGSTRAGRRVSELAAGTIKRVALELGGKSPYVVLDDADLQAAVISGIGACYINSGQTCSALTRMLVPRARLPEVEAIAAAVASQVVVGDPFHPATTLGPLVSETQRDRVRGYITQGLAEGAKLIAGGAEPPEGLGRGYYVRPTIFSEVTPEMTIAQEEIFGPVLVIQPYDDEEDAIRIANHTIYGLSGGVWSGDPERAKRVARRLRTGQVAINGGTFNPVAPFGGYKQSGNGREFGHFGFEEYLEVKAMQF